A single window of Vigna radiata var. radiata cultivar VC1973A unplaced genomic scaffold, Vradiata_ver6 scaffold_261, whole genome shotgun sequence DNA harbors:
- the LOC106755108 gene encoding protein MAIN-LIKE 1-like, producing MVRTRGASSSRGEASSSRGQPSSSSHDERRRLTTSVRRRRVEEYRTDVIDEHHYEDHEESIQQGHHEEDYVQHEDVQEQDEYSEEEDEDEDEDEDEDEDEDGDEVEDDGFPGGPHDTSLLTHYSQHVAYAIWQGQDRGEIQLRTHGKKLKNFGMYHEAIEPYISMSGLASLVNLSYEYVDHGLIVSLAERWHLETNTFHLPVGEMSVTLDDVHNLLHLAIMGQFCEVEDLEYDEARSHLMDLLXVDRAKASAEMKKSRGPKVRLSWLREVYHDCIQQELWECAARAYLLHLLGCTIFTNKSGNLIRVSYLLLLRDLNACSRYAWGAAALAHTYEQLGDAXFNGVRQIAGYSTLLQSWIYEHLPGMGRRRVSDTYTNLHPQASRYIPSRQGWSLTEGRRYLDGLTYDAIIWYPYRSHRRTCPFLAICMFSGWIRLGDMIHRHLPERVLRQFSFQQIIPRSPEDLPMPEIHMIDQNWLRYVEHAVTGAVEAEDPSACVDGYLAWFRRVSHPYILPANDDDRHSLAPRMRRHLPDDIPVPPVRRRRSPESGLLVCGMRRVIKMLQGMLSCKHVTQNAVVYEQTNQTLQVARRSVEEYEAVTTSRGARHVRGRASFS from the exons ATGGTAAGAACTAGAGGCGCATCATCTTCCCGTGGAGAGGCTTCATCGTCTCGTGGTcaaccatcatcttcatcacatGATGAAAGGAGACGACTTACGACTTCTGTTCGTAGAAGACGCGTAGAGGAATATCGCACGGACGTCATTGATGAGCATCATTATGAGGACCACGAGGAGTCTATACAGCAAGGACATCATGAGGAGGACTATGTTCAGCATGAGGATGTTCAAGAGCAGGATGAGTatagtgaggaagaagatgaagacgaagatgaagatgaagatgaagatgaagatgaagatggagatgaagttgaagatgatggaTTTCCAGGAGGTCCACATGACACCTCCTTGCTTACACACTATTCCCAGCATGTTGCATATGCCATATGGCAAGGCCAG GATCGAGGGGAAATTCAATTGAGGACccatggtaaaaaattaaaaaattttggaatgTATCATGAGGCTATCGAGCCATATATATCCATGTCGGGGTTGGCTTCCTTAGTCAACCTATCCTACGAGTATGTTGATCATGGATTGATCGTTTCACTTGCGGAGAGATGGCACCTAGAGACAAATACTTTCCATCTTCCGGTAGGCGAGATGAGCGTCACATTAGATGACGTTCACAATCTGCTCCACCTAGCTATCATGGGGCAATTTTGTGAGGTGGAGGACCTAGAGTACGATGAGGCTCGATCTCATCTTATGGACTTGCTTGNCGTCGACCGCGCCAAAGCTTCAGCCGAGATGAAGAAGTCACGCGGTCCAAAAGTGCGGCTGAGTTGGCTCCGCGAGGTCTACCACGATTGCATTCAGCAGGAGCTTTGGGAGTGCGCTGCTCGGGCGTATTTGTTGCATCTGCTTGGATGCACAATTTTTACGAATAAGAGTGGGAATTTGATTCGTGTCTCGTACCTCCTTCTGTTGCGAGACTTGAATGCATGTTCGAGATATGCCTGGGGAGCAGCTGCACTGGCACACACTTATGAGCAGCTAGGAGATGCTANCTTCAATGGTGTCAGACAGATAGCTGGATATTCCACTCTTCTACAG AGTTGGATATATGAGCACCTTCCTGGGATGGGAAGGAGGCGCGTCTCAGATACGTACACAAATCTCCATCCACAAGCTTCACGATACATACCTTCGAGACAGGGTTGGAGTCTAACGGAGGGGCGGAGATATCTGGATGGGCTCACGTATGATGCGATCATCTGGTATCCATACAGGTCGCACAGACGTACTTGTCCATTCTTAGCCATATGTATGTTTTCAGGATGGATCCGACTAGGCGACATGATTCACCGGCATCTGCCTGAACGCGTGTTGCGTCAGTTCAGTTTTCAGCAAATCATACCACGTTCGCCTGAGGACCTTCCGATGCCAGAGATTCATATGATTGATCAAAATTGGTTGAGGTATGTAGAGCATGCCGTTACTGGTGCTGTTGAAGCTGAGGACCCCTCTGCATGTGTTGACGGATACCTGGCGTGGTTTAGACGAGTGTCCCACCCGTACATCCTTCCAGCTAACGACGATGATCGACACAGTCTTGCACCGCGCATGAGGCGACACCTTCCGGATGACATCCCGGTGCCCCCAGTTCGTCGTAGACGATCGCCTGAATCTGGATTGTTGGTAT GTGGTATGAGGCGTGTGATCAAGATGCTGCAAGGCATGTTAAGTTGTAAACACGTCACACAGAACGCTGTAGTCTATGAGCAAACTAATCAGACATTACAGGTTGCTCGTAGATCTGTTGAGGAGTACGAGGCTGTTACTACTAGTAGAGGTGCTCGTCATGTGCGCGGACGAGCATCATTTTCCTGA
- the LOC106755109 gene encoding uncharacterized protein LOC106755109: protein MLVDKAEAWDGLMKVWQDVMDCDDQSKFGGYVYRFEYACAAWPLFFDYVNRTWIMPHKTCFVKAWTNKVMHLGNTTTNRVESAHWNLKRLLGSSMGDLCSCWDAMHNVIVLQHNKIRASFEKSINLKNDAYKALRYKILVGRVSRYALELIADEVDRVNNIGLDNGRCGCILSSTYGLPCACILARYEPGMIPIGEIHVIWTRLSISRTVSTESLPEFSLDWEVKLVQERFKNVDIGEKVNIRHKMLVIACPEMTFMLAPANKVKTKGAQKTKVARHERSTKRDPSYFEHVDIFISRTEPSFSRKSQVKSKPKEFARSAVPFLNQFHPICQPYIVDVVDVVADGHCGYRCIAALLGLGEEAWPTIRHNLYEELTQWCDEYANLVGSYDRLEELRQSLIVHDRSQTLVMPLQIDTMSS, encoded by the exons ATGTTAGTGGATAAGGCTGAGGCATGGGATGGGTTGATGAAAGTATGGCAAGATGTGATGGACTGTGACGACCAGTCCAAGTTTGGTGGTTATGTTTATCGTTTTGAGTATGCTTGTGCTGCATGGCCTTTATTTTTTGATTATGTCAACCGTACCTGGATCATGCCTCATAAGACATGCTTCGTCAAGGCATGGACAAACAAAGTCATGCATCTAGGCAACACTACAACAAACAG GGTTGAGTCTGCGCACTGGAACCTGAAGAGATTATTGGGGTCTAGTATGGGAGACTTATGCTCGTGTTGGGATGCTATGCATAATGTCATTGTCCTACAGCATAATAAGATCAGAGCGTCCTTTGAAAAAAGTATTAACTTAAAGAATGATGCTTATAAAGCACTGAGATATAAAATACTTGTTGGACGTGTTTCACGATACGCTCTTGAACTTATTGCTGATGAAGTAGATCGAGTGAATAACATAGGTTTGGACAATGGTCGTTGTGGATGCATTTTGAGCTCAACGTATGGCCTACCATGTGCTTGTATTTTAGCACGATATGAGCCTGGAATGATTCCTATTGGTGAAATACATGTTATCTGGACCCGTTTAAGCATTTCAAGAACTGTGTCTACTGAATCGCTTCCAGAGTTTAGCCTTGATTGGGAAGTTAAACTGGTACAGGAACGATTCAAAAATGTTGACATTGGTGAAAAAGTCAACATAAGACATAAGATGCTAGTAATTGCTTGCCCAGAGATGACATTTATGCTTGCTCCGGCGAATAAAGTGAAGACAAAAGGTGCACAAAAGACTAAAGTTGCACGACATGAGAGGTCTACGAAACGTGACCCATCATATTTTGAGCATGTTGACATTTTTATTTCCAGGACGGAGCCTTCTTTTTCACGAAAATCTCAAGTCAAATCGAAGCCGAAAGAATTTGCGCGAAGTGCTGTACCATtcttaaatcaatttcatccgaTTTGTCAACCATACATTGTcgatgttgttgatgttgttgccGATGGTCATTGCGGTTATCGATGCATTGCTGCTTTGTTGGGTCTTGGTGAAGAGGCATGGCCTACTATCCGACATAACCTTTATGAAGAACTAACTCAGTGGTGTGATGAATACGCAAATTTAGTAGGAAGCTACGATCGATTAGAAGAACTTCGTCAGTCATTAATTGTCCACGATCGATCACAG ACATTGGTTATGCCATTGCAAATAGATACAATGTCATCTTAG